In one window of Oryza sativa Japonica Group chromosome 9, ASM3414082v1 DNA:
- the LOC4347119 gene encoding glutamate receptor 2.8 isoform X2 codes for MPSIQATPHGSSSTSGIPWVMMSKLHLQKSSQATFVSALGNKCQIPIISFTATSPTLSSRTLPYFVRATLNDSAQVNSIVSMIKAYGWREVVPIYVDNDYGRGIIPSLVDALQQIDVHVPYQSEIDQSSTSEEITQELYKLMTMQTRVYVVHMSPSLGSVLFTKAKEIGMMSEGTVWIITDGLTNLIDSLNPSVVEAMNGALGVKVYVPISTELDSFTKRWYMRSRIDHPNDPTMKLNIFGLWAYDSIWAIAQAAEMSKVRKAMFQRPSSEKNLTNLETLQTSINGPALRKAMLQNKFRGLSGYFDLSDGQLQVSTFRIINVAGKGYREIGFWTARNGISKALEQKRSHPTYESTKPDLNIVIWPGEVTELPRGWELAVRGKKLQVGVVKGHYPEYIDADEDPITGVTTARGLAIDVFEEAVKRLPYALAYEYKLFNITGIASSSYDEFVYQVYLKKYDIAVGDIAIRYNRSLYVDFTLPYTESGVAMVVPVRESINKNAWIFLKPLTPGMWFGTIMVVIYTGVVIWLLELLGNNKNVDATISRQSMTSIYFSMFEDKEKVKRLISRIVLVVWLFFILVLKSSYTASLTSMLTVQQLQPTAHDVHELLKNGEYIGCGSGSFVMGLLEELGFPRSMIKPYHNPEDIHNALSRGSKNGGIAALVGEIPYIKLFLAKNCKRYTMIGPIYKTAGFGYAFPKGSPLVGDISQAILNITGGDTIIQIEQKWVRDKNSCQNEGSIIGSGSLTFASFEGPIILTGVVSTSSLLVALIMYFYRNKKIKPHHSDSEQISSHGENER; via the exons ATGCCGTCCATCCAAGCTACACCACACGGCTCGTCCTCCACGTCAGGGATTCCATGGGTGATGATGTCCAAGCTGCATCTGCAG AAATCTTCTCAAGCTACATTTGTATCAGCTCTTGGAAATAAATGTCAAATTCCAATTATCTCATTCACAGCAACAAGCCCCACATTGTCCTCGCGCACTCTTCCTTATTTTGTGCGCGCAACGCTGAATGATTCAGCACAAGTGAATAGCATTGTCTCCATGATTAAGGCCTATGGATGGAGAGAGGTGGTGCCTATCTATGTAGATAACGATTACGGTAGGGGTATTATACCTTCCCTTGTTGATGCCCTCCAACAGATAGATGTTCATGTTCCATATCAGAGTGAGATAGATCAATCATCAACAAGTGAAGAAATCACACAAGAACTCTACAAGCTGATGACAATGCAGACAAGGGTATATGTTGTTCATATGTCCCCTTCATTGGGATCAGTCCTCTTTACAAAGGCAAAAGAGATTGGGATGATGAGCGAAGGGACTGTATGGATCATAACAGATGGACTAACCAACCTAATAGACTCACTTAATCCTTCAGTTGTGGAAGCAATGAATGGTGCCTTGGGGGTTAAGGTTTATGTACCAATTTCAACAGAGCTAGATAGCTTCACCAAGAGATGGTATATGAGGTCCCGAATTGATCACCCAAACGATCCAACAATGAAACTGAACATCTTTGGACTATGGGCTTATGATTCTATCTGGGCGATAGCACAAGCAGCGGAGATGTCCAAGGTTAGAAAAGCAATGTTTCAGAGACCGTCCAGCGAGAAAAACTTGACAAATTTGGAAACATTACAAACTTCAATTAATGGTCCAGCACTTCGGAAGGCAATGTTGCAAAATAAATTTAGAGGTTTAAGTGGCTATTTTGACCTTTCAGATGGGCAGCTACAAGTTTCCACATTTCGAATAATAAATGTAGCCGGGAAAGGATATCGAGAAATTGGGTTCTGGACTGCTCGAAATGGAATTTCAAAGGCATTAGAGCAGAAGAGATCACATCCAACTTATGAGAGTACTAAACCTGATTTGAACATCGTTATTTGGCCGGGAGAGGTAACAGAGCTACCAAGGGGCTGGGAACTCGCAGTACGAGGAAAGAAACTTCAAGTTGGTGTAGTCAAAGGCCACTATCCAGAATATATAGATGCTGATGAAGATCCCATCACAGGTGTTACTACAGCTAGGGGTCTTGCAATTGACGTATTTGAAGAGGCTGTCAAAAGACTTCCTTATGCCCTCGCTTATGAATACAAATTGTTTAACATCACAGGGATTGCCAGTTCAAGCTATGATGAGTTTGTCTACCAAGTTTATCTCAAG AAATACGATATAGCAGTTGGAGACATAGCAATTAGGTACAACAGAAGTTTATATGTCGACTTCACTCTGCCATACACAGAGTCAGGGGTAGCAATGGTTGTTCCTGTCAGGGAAAGTATAAACAAGAATGCTTGGATTTTCTTGAAGCCATTAACGCCTGGCATGTGGTTTGGAACAATCATGGTCGTTATCTATACAGGAGTTGTCATATGGCTGTTGGAACTTCTAGGAAACAACAAGAATGTGGATGCTACTATTTCCAGACAGTCGATGACATCAATCTACTTTTCTATGTTTGAAGATA AGGAGAAGGTGAAACGCCTAATATCACGGATAGTGTTGGTCGTATGGCTGTTTTTCATTCTAGTACTTAAGTCAAGTTACACTGCAAGCTTGACTTCAATGTTAACTGTGCAACAGCTCCAACCAACTGCACATGATGTTCATGAACTCCTAAAAAATGGTGAATACATAGGGTGTGGGAGTGGCTCTTTTGTCATGGGTCTTCTGGAAGAACTTGGCTTTCCCAGATCGATGATCAAGCCTTATCATAACCCTGAGGATATTCACAACGCACTCTCCAGAGGAAGCAAAAATGGTGGGATTGCTGCTCTGGTGGGTGAAATTCCATATATCAAATTATTTCTCGCAAAGAACTGCAAGAGGTACACAATGATTGGACCAATTTATAAAACTGCTGGTTTTGGATAT GCATTTCCAAAGGGATCCCCTCTAGTTGGAGACATCTCACAGGCAATCCTCAATATAACAGGGGGAGACACTATAATTCAAATTGAACAGAAATGGGTGCGAGATAAGAACAGTTGCCAGAATGAAGGCTCCATCATTGGTTCAGGGAGTCTCACCTTTGCCAGTTTTGAAGGACCAATCATCCTTACCGGAGTTGTCTCGACTTCTTCTCTCTTGGTCGCCTTAATAATGTATTTCTacagaaacaaaaaaataaaacctcACCACAGTGACTCAGAGCAAATCTCTTCACATGGAGAAAACGAACGATGA
- the LOC107276835 gene encoding glutamate receptor 2.8, whose translation MEKAPPGAILLLMLFAHSCAVALNATNDPGADEFHVGVILDLGSLVGKEARTSISMAVEDFYASHKNYRTRLVLHVRDSRGNNFQAASAALDLLNNYNVKAIIGPQKSSEAFFMTDIANISEVPVISFTTTSPSLTSDNNPYFLRATINDSTQVNSIASLIKYYGWREVVPIYIDTDYGRSIIPDLLEALQGNDARVPYQSIIPQSATSEQITQELYKLMTMQTRVFIVHMTSPMASVLFTKAKEVGMMDKGYVWIVTFGVASLIGSLNPSVLEAMNGALGVGVYVPKSTELDNFTVRWNTRFRMDNPNDPLLKLSIFGLWGYDTIWAVAQAVEKAKSTKDTVQIQHMTNSMTSLKVPKETENGLKFLNAILQYKFRGLSGYFDLSGRQLQPSTFQIINIVGKGWRDVGFWTAQDGFSQRLTRPRSNGTYLSTKPDLNPVIWPGESTNIPRGWEIPTSGKKLQVGVCTSDGYPEYIYAEKDPLIVGMTKASGLAIEVFEETVKRLPYALPYEYVFYNTTENISSSYDDFVYQVYLKKYDIAVADITITYKRSSYADFSLPYTESGVAMVVPVRKRINTTTWIFLKPLTFGMWSASIILFIYTGVVVWLLEFLGNNKAVRGPIPKQMVMIYFSLFVKKEMVERLLSRIVLIIWLFFLLVLTSSYTASLTSMLTVQQLQPTVTDVHELLKNGEYVGYQGGSYVKDLLDELGFDKSKIRQYDSTDGFRDALSRGSSNGGISAVVDEIPYIKLFLAKHCEGYTMVGPIYKTAGFGFAFQKESPLRGDISKAILNITGGDTIIQIENKWIGDQNKCRNVGPVTISGSLTFESFKGLFILTGIASTSSLLIALVIYFYKNKQVQSGIGDAEQDFPQEFKADTIEEEKEQEETGAKGKQNMNLQNSTVKRSASIVIHRGERATGARVVPISGSARF comes from the exons ATGGAGAAAGCACCTCCTGGAGCCATCCTCTTGCTGATGCTCTTCGCCCATTCATGTGCCGTAGCTCTGAATGCGACGAACGACCCTGGAGCAGATGAATTCCACGTCGGGGTGATCCTGGACCTGGGATCGTTAGTTGGCAAGGAAGCAAGGACCAGCATCTCAATGGCTGTGGAGGACTTCTATGCATCGCATAAAAACTACAGAACAAGGTTGGTTCTCCATGTCAGGGATTCCAGGGGTAACAACTTCCAGGCTGCATCAGCAG CTCTTGACCTTCTCAACAATTACAATGTGAAAGCTATCATTGGCCCTCAGAAATCTTCAGAAGCATTTTTCATGACAGATATTGCAAATATAAGTGAAGTACCTGTCATATCCTTCACCACAACAAGTCCATCCCTTACTTCTGACAATAATCCATATTTTTTGCGTGCAACAATAAATGACTCCACGCAAGTGAATAGCATTGCCTCTCTAATCAAGTACTATGGATGGAGAGAGGTGGTTCCGATCTACATAGACACTGATTATGGCAGAAGTATTATACCGGACCTTCTTGAAGCACTCCAAGGTAACGATGCCCGTGTTCCTTATCAGAGTATAATCCCTCAGTCAGCAACAAGTGAGCAAATCACCCAGGAACTATACAAGTTGATGACAATGCAAACGAGGGTCTTTATTGTACATATGACCTCTCCCATGGCCTCTGTTCTCTTCACAAAGGCAAAAGAGGTAGGGATGATGGATAAAGGATATGTATGGATCGTAACATTTGGAGTGGCCAGTTTAATTGGATCACTAAACCCATCAGTTTTGGAAGCTATGAATGGTGCCCTGGGTGTAGGGGTCTATGTTCCTAAATCAACAGAACTTGACAACTTCACTGTAAGATGGAATACAAGATTCCGAATGGACAACCCAAATGATCCACTGTTGAAACTAAGTATATTTGGCCTATGGGGCTATGATACAATCTGGGCAGTAGCACAAGCAGTAGAAAAGGCCAAGTCTACAAAAGACACAGTCCAGATACAGCATATGACAAACAGCATGACAAGCTTGAAAGTCCCCAAAGAAACTGAAAATGGCCTCAAGTTCCTCAATGCAATTTTGCAGTATAAATTTAGGGGTTTGAGTGGTTACTTTGACCTTTCTGGCAGGCAATTGCAGCCTTCCACAtttcaaataataaatatagtTGGGAAAGGATGGAGAGATGTTGGGTTTTGGACTGCACAAGATGGATTTTCACAGCGATTAACCAGACCAAGATCAAATGGGACATATTTAAGTACAAAGCCTGACCTAAACCCTGTGATTTGGCCAGGAGAATCTACAAATATACCTAGGGGCTGGGAAATTCCAACGAGTGGAAAGAAGCTTCAGGTTGGTGTATGCACAAGTGATGGATACCCAGAGTATATATACGCTGAGAAGGATCCTCTTATCGTGGGTATGACTAAAGCAAGTGGCCTTGCAATTGAAGTGTTTGAAGAGACAGTAAAGAGGCTTCCTTATGCACTCCCTTATGAATATGTATTCTACAACACTACAGAGAATATAAGTTCGAGCTATGATGATTTTGTGTACCAAGTTTATCTCAAG AAATATGATATAGCGGTTGCAGACATAACAATCACATACAAAAGATCTTCGTATGCCGACTTCAGTCTGCCATACACAGAATCAGGCGTAGCAATGGTTGTTCCAGTCAGAAAAAGAATAAACACGACGACATGGATTTTCTTGAAGCCACTAACATTTGGAATGTGGTCTGCGAGCATCATACTCTTTATCTACACAGGGGTTGTTGTATGGCTGCTGGAGTTTCTTGGTAACAACAAGGCTGTTCGTGGCCCAATTCCCAAACAGATGGTTATGATATATTTTTCCCTGTTTGTAAAGA AGGAGATGGTGGAACGCCTTCTGTCCCGGATAGTGTTGATCATATGGTTATTTTTTCTTCTGGTACTAACATCAAGTTACACAGCAAGTTTGACATCAATGCTAACTGTACAACAGCTTCAGCCAACTGTAACCGATGTACATGAACTCCTAAAAAATGGAGAATATGTAGGTTATCAGGGTGGTTCCTACGTCAAGGATCTTTTAGATGAACTTGGTTTTGACAAATCGAAGATCAGGCAATATGATAGCACTGACGGTTTTCGAGATGCACTTTCTAGGGGAAGCAGCAATGGTGGTATTTCCGCCGTTGTGGACGAAATCCCATACATCAAACTATTTCTTGCAAAGCACTGTGAGGGGTACACAATGGTTGGACCAATTTATAAGACAGCAGGCTTTGGATTT GCATTCCAAAAGGAATCCCCTCTACGTGGTGACATCTCGAAGGCAATCCTCAATATAACTGGGGGAGACACTATCATTCAGATAGAGAATAAATGGATTGGAGATCAAAATAAGTGCCGAAATGTGGGTCCTGTCACTATTTCGGGTAGTCTAACCTTTGAAAGTTTTAAGGGTCTCTTCATTCTTACTGGAATTGCCTCAACTTCTTCGCTTTTGATCGCTCTGGTTATTTATTTCTACAAAAACAAGCAAGTTCAATCTGGAATTGGAGATGCAGAGCAAGATTTTCCACAAGAATTTAAAGCAGACACAATTGAGGAAGAGAAGGAACAAGAAGAAACTGGAGCAAAAGGGAAACAAAACATGAATCTGCAAAACAGCACGGTTAAGCGCAGTGCATCTATTGTCATTCATAGGGGCGAGAGAGCTACTGGAGCACGAGTAGTACCAATCTCAGGTTCGGCTCGATTTTAG
- the LOC4347119 gene encoding glutamate receptor 2.8 isoform X1, translating into MAACARTAPLLLLLAFSFAFAGSVTERKAEEFHVGVVLDLGTTVAKVARTSMSLAVEDFNAVHPSYTTRLVLHVRDSMGDDVQAASAVLDLLENHKVQTIVGPQKSSQATFVSALGNKCQIPIISFTATSPTLSSRTLPYFVRATLNDSAQVNSIVSMIKAYGWREVVPIYVDNDYGRGIIPSLVDALQQIDVHVPYQSEIDQSSTSEEITQELYKLMTMQTRVYVVHMSPSLGSVLFTKAKEIGMMSEGTVWIITDGLTNLIDSLNPSVVEAMNGALGVKVYVPISTELDSFTKRWYMRSRIDHPNDPTMKLNIFGLWAYDSIWAIAQAAEMSKVRKAMFQRPSSEKNLTNLETLQTSINGPALRKAMLQNKFRGLSGYFDLSDGQLQVSTFRIINVAGKGYREIGFWTARNGISKALEQKRSHPTYESTKPDLNIVIWPGEVTELPRGWELAVRGKKLQVGVVKGHYPEYIDADEDPITGVTTARGLAIDVFEEAVKRLPYALAYEYKLFNITGIASSSYDEFVYQVYLKKYDIAVGDIAIRYNRSLYVDFTLPYTESGVAMVVPVRESINKNAWIFLKPLTPGMWFGTIMVVIYTGVVIWLLELLGNNKNVDATISRQSMTSIYFSMFEDKEKVKRLISRIVLVVWLFFILVLKSSYTASLTSMLTVQQLQPTAHDVHELLKNGEYIGCGSGSFVMGLLEELGFPRSMIKPYHNPEDIHNALSRGSKNGGIAALVGEIPYIKLFLAKNCKRYTMIGPIYKTAGFGYAFPKGSPLVGDISQAILNITGGDTIIQIEQKWVRDKNSCQNEGSIIGSGSLTFASFEGPIILTGVVSTSSLLVALIMYFYRNKKIKPHHSDSEQISSHGENER; encoded by the exons ATGGCAGCATGTGCTAGAACTGCACCGCTCCTACTCTTGTTAGCATTCAGCTTTGCATTTGCTGGAAGTGTTACAGAAAGAAAGGCAGAGGAATTCCATGTTGGGGTGGTACTTGACCTGGGGACGACGGTGGCCAAGGTCGCACGCACAAGCATGTCGTTGGCCGTGGAAGATTTCAATGCCGTCCATCCAAGCTACACCACACGGCTCGTCCTCCACGTCAGGGATTCCATGGGTGATGATGTCCAAGCTGCATCTGCAG TTCTTGATTTGCTGGAGAATCACAAAGTCCAAACTATTGTTGGTCCACAGAAATCTTCTCAAGCTACATTTGTATCAGCTCTTGGAAATAAATGTCAAATTCCAATTATCTCATTCACAGCAACAAGCCCCACATTGTCCTCGCGCACTCTTCCTTATTTTGTGCGCGCAACGCTGAATGATTCAGCACAAGTGAATAGCATTGTCTCCATGATTAAGGCCTATGGATGGAGAGAGGTGGTGCCTATCTATGTAGATAACGATTACGGTAGGGGTATTATACCTTCCCTTGTTGATGCCCTCCAACAGATAGATGTTCATGTTCCATATCAGAGTGAGATAGATCAATCATCAACAAGTGAAGAAATCACACAAGAACTCTACAAGCTGATGACAATGCAGACAAGGGTATATGTTGTTCATATGTCCCCTTCATTGGGATCAGTCCTCTTTACAAAGGCAAAAGAGATTGGGATGATGAGCGAAGGGACTGTATGGATCATAACAGATGGACTAACCAACCTAATAGACTCACTTAATCCTTCAGTTGTGGAAGCAATGAATGGTGCCTTGGGGGTTAAGGTTTATGTACCAATTTCAACAGAGCTAGATAGCTTCACCAAGAGATGGTATATGAGGTCCCGAATTGATCACCCAAACGATCCAACAATGAAACTGAACATCTTTGGACTATGGGCTTATGATTCTATCTGGGCGATAGCACAAGCAGCGGAGATGTCCAAGGTTAGAAAAGCAATGTTTCAGAGACCGTCCAGCGAGAAAAACTTGACAAATTTGGAAACATTACAAACTTCAATTAATGGTCCAGCACTTCGGAAGGCAATGTTGCAAAATAAATTTAGAGGTTTAAGTGGCTATTTTGACCTTTCAGATGGGCAGCTACAAGTTTCCACATTTCGAATAATAAATGTAGCCGGGAAAGGATATCGAGAAATTGGGTTCTGGACTGCTCGAAATGGAATTTCAAAGGCATTAGAGCAGAAGAGATCACATCCAACTTATGAGAGTACTAAACCTGATTTGAACATCGTTATTTGGCCGGGAGAGGTAACAGAGCTACCAAGGGGCTGGGAACTCGCAGTACGAGGAAAGAAACTTCAAGTTGGTGTAGTCAAAGGCCACTATCCAGAATATATAGATGCTGATGAAGATCCCATCACAGGTGTTACTACAGCTAGGGGTCTTGCAATTGACGTATTTGAAGAGGCTGTCAAAAGACTTCCTTATGCCCTCGCTTATGAATACAAATTGTTTAACATCACAGGGATTGCCAGTTCAAGCTATGATGAGTTTGTCTACCAAGTTTATCTCAAG AAATACGATATAGCAGTTGGAGACATAGCAATTAGGTACAACAGAAGTTTATATGTCGACTTCACTCTGCCATACACAGAGTCAGGGGTAGCAATGGTTGTTCCTGTCAGGGAAAGTATAAACAAGAATGCTTGGATTTTCTTGAAGCCATTAACGCCTGGCATGTGGTTTGGAACAATCATGGTCGTTATCTATACAGGAGTTGTCATATGGCTGTTGGAACTTCTAGGAAACAACAAGAATGTGGATGCTACTATTTCCAGACAGTCGATGACATCAATCTACTTTTCTATGTTTGAAGATA AGGAGAAGGTGAAACGCCTAATATCACGGATAGTGTTGGTCGTATGGCTGTTTTTCATTCTAGTACTTAAGTCAAGTTACACTGCAAGCTTGACTTCAATGTTAACTGTGCAACAGCTCCAACCAACTGCACATGATGTTCATGAACTCCTAAAAAATGGTGAATACATAGGGTGTGGGAGTGGCTCTTTTGTCATGGGTCTTCTGGAAGAACTTGGCTTTCCCAGATCGATGATCAAGCCTTATCATAACCCTGAGGATATTCACAACGCACTCTCCAGAGGAAGCAAAAATGGTGGGATTGCTGCTCTGGTGGGTGAAATTCCATATATCAAATTATTTCTCGCAAAGAACTGCAAGAGGTACACAATGATTGGACCAATTTATAAAACTGCTGGTTTTGGATAT GCATTTCCAAAGGGATCCCCTCTAGTTGGAGACATCTCACAGGCAATCCTCAATATAACAGGGGGAGACACTATAATTCAAATTGAACAGAAATGGGTGCGAGATAAGAACAGTTGCCAGAATGAAGGCTCCATCATTGGTTCAGGGAGTCTCACCTTTGCCAGTTTTGAAGGACCAATCATCCTTACCGGAGTTGTCTCGACTTCTTCTCTCTTGGTCGCCTTAATAATGTATTTCTacagaaacaaaaaaataaaacctcACCACAGTGACTCAGAGCAAATCTCTTCACATGGAGAAAACGAACGATGA
- the LOC4347121 gene encoding uncharacterized protein, producing MARQQVAAAAAVAAIAGAAAVLASELYSRRCRRLATRVRELEASLAAATEKAAAERRGRVRAQQSLRKALSEQELSSDEKKKLSQSPKSFPMASIGVVQSCFSTRNGTPRQPLVVPLARATVMLDPARVPAEALEGLADYSHCWILYVFHLNTDLDKMWNDPARSKLKAKVRVPRLKGGKMGVLATRSPHRPNPIGLSVAKVEAVDGHSILLSGVDLVDGTPVLDIKPYLPYSDGVKGAAIPNWLEVDGALAVESIHFSEHFISSLSDCWMHVKKQSLYASADEFQDLVKEVLSWDIRSLSQRIRPHDVTIKDVTDNGGSKIDNGCSNDEDRQSVDPSTSVVYHLHLEGIDVSYRIDQDSNIVVENAALLSSAVNQHRYSYLTWREKVSIL from the exons atggcgcggcagcaagtcgccgccgcggccgccgtcgccgccatcgccggcgctgccgccgtTCTTGCAA GCGAGCTCTACAGTCGGAGGTGCCGTCGGTTGGCGACGAGGGTCCGGGAGCTGGAGGCCTCGCTTGCCGCCGCCACGGAgaaggccgccgccgagcgccgcgGTAGGGTTCGGGCGCAGCAG TCGCTAAGGAAGGCTCTGAGCGAGCAAGAGCTCAGCTCGGATGAGAAGAAGAAGCTGAGCCAATCCCCCAAGTCGTTCCCCATGGCTTCGATCGGTGTCGTGCAGTCATGCTTCTCCACTAG gaatgGGACGCCGAGGCAGCCTTTGGTGGTGCCACTTGCCAGAGCAACCGTGATGCTTGATCCAGCCCGTGTCCCTGCGGAAGCGCTTGAGGGACTTGCCGATTACTCGCACTGCTGGATCCTTTATGTGTTCCATCTGAACACTGACCTTGATAAAATGTGGAATGACCCTGCTAGGTCCAAGCTAAAAGCAAAA GTGAGAGTACCTAGGTTGAAAGGGGGCAAGATGGGGGTTCTGGCAACTAGATCTCCACACCGGCCTAATCCAATTGGACTCAGTGTAGCGAAG GTTGAGGCGGTGGATGGGCATTCAATTTTGCTTTCTGGAGTAGATTTGGTTGATGGCACG CCCGTGCTTGATATCAAACCGTATCTGCCATATTCTGATGGTGTTAAAGGTGCAGCTATTCCTAATTGGTTAGAG GTTGACGGTGCATTAGCTGTGGAGTCTATCCACTTTTCTGAGCACTTCATTTCTTCACTTTCTGATTGCTGGATGCATGTA AAAAAGCAATCACTCTACGCTTCAGCAGATGAGTTTCAGGATCTTGTCAAGGAAGTGCTCTCCTGGGACATCAGGTCGCTGTCTCAGCGGATCCGTCCCCATGATGTGACCATAAAAGATGTCACTGATAATGGCGGCAGCAAAATTGACAACGGTTGCAGCAACGATGAGGATCGCCAATCCGTTGACCCGTCCACTAGCGTGGTCTACCACCTTCATCTAGAAGGCATTGATGTGTCATACAGAATTGACCAAGATTCCAACATTGTTGTTGAGAATGCAGCCCTTCTCTCCAGTGCTGTGAACCAACACCGGTACAGCTACTTAACATGGAGGGAAAAGGTAAGCATTTTGTAG